The DNA window CCCCCGTCGCGCCGCGGATGAGATCGAAGCAGTACTGCAGGGCAGCCAGCATCCCGAGCCCGAGGAGGTCGAATTTGACCAGGCCCATCCAGGCGGCGTCGTCTTTGTCCCACTGGATGACGGTGCGCTCGTCCATGCGGGCGTGCTCGATCGGCACCACCTCCCCCACCGGGCGGTCAGTGAGCACCATCCCCCCGGAGTGGATGCCGAGGTGCCGCGGGGCCTTCAGCAGCTCGGTGGCGTACTCGATCACCTGGTCGGGGATGTTGTGGTCGGGACCGGACTCGAGCTTCGCGCCCCACCCCTCGATCTGTTTCGACCAGGCGTCCTGCTGTCCGGGCGAGTGTCCGAGCGCCTTGGCCATGTCGCGGACGGCGTTCTTCGGCCGGTACTGGATGACGTTCGCGACCTGCGCCGCCCGCTCGCGCCCGTAGCGGCGGTACACCCACTGGATGATCTCCTCGCGCCGGTCGGAGTCGAAGTCGACGTCGATGTCGGGCTCCTCGTCGCGCAGGCTCGACAGGAACCGCTCGAACGGCAGCTGGTAGGCGATCGAGTCGACGGCCGTGATGTCGAGCAGGTAGCAGACGGCGCTGTTGGCCGCGGACCCGCGACCCTGACACAGGATGCCGCGGCGCCGGGCTTCCTGGACGATGTCGTAGACGATCAGGAAGTAACCCGGGAAGTCCTTCATTTCGATGACGCCGAGCTCCTTCTCGATGCGGGCGCGGTCGTCGTCGGTGGCGTCGGGATACTTGCGGGGCACCGCCTCCCACACGATCTGGCGGAGGTAGGACATCGGCGTGTGCCCCTCGGGCACCTCCTGCTTGGGCAGGGCGGGGCGGGCGCGGCGCAGCGGGAAGGCCAGCTCGTCGGCGAGGGTCACCGTGCGGGCGACGGCTCCGGGGTAGCGGGCGAAGCGGGCCTGCATCTCGGCGCCGGAGCGCAGGTGCGCGCCGGCGTGGACGGGGAGCCAGCCGTCGAGCTCGTCGAGTCCGCGGTTGGCGCGCACCGCGGCGACAGCGGCGGCGAGGTGCTGACGCTCGGGCGCGGCGTAGTGGACGTTGTTCGTCGCGATGATGGGGAGGCGCCTCTCGGCGGCGAGCGCGACCAGCACGTCGTTGGCTCGGGAGTCGAGCGGGTCGCCGTGGTCGATGAGCTCGACGTGCACCGCGTCTCGTCCGAAGAGGTCGACGAGGTGGTCGAGCTCGCGGGCGGCGGCGTCGATTCCGGATGCGGTGATGCCCCGGCCCGCGCCGGCCAGGGCGCGGCGGACGGCTCCCTTGCGGCATCCGGTCAGCACCGCCCAGTGCGGATCGGCGGGTCCGCCCGCCTGGGCCGCGAGCTCCTCGAGGTCGTAGCGCGGGCGACCCTTCTCGGCGCCCTGCAGCTGGGCATGGGTGATGGCGCCGGCGAGGCGGTGGTAGCCCTCCTCGCCGCGGGCGAGCACGAGCAGGTGCGCGCCGACCGGGTCGGCCTCGCCGTTCTGCGGCGCGGGCAGCTCGAGTGACAGCTCGGCGCCGAACACCGTCTTCAGCTGGAGCGCCTCGGCCGCCTCGGCGAAGCGGACGATGCCGTAGAAGCCGTCGTGGTCGGTGACGGCCAGGGCGTGCAGGCCGAGGCGCTCGGCCTCTTCGGCGAGATCTTCCGGGGAGGAGGCGCCGTCGAGGAAGGAGTAGGAGGAGTGCGCGTGCAGCTCGGCGTAGGGCACGACGTCGTCGGGGCGCGGGATCTCGGGTGCGATGTACGCCCCGCGCTTGCGCGACCATGCCGGGCTGTCGCCGCCGTCGGCCCCGGCGGGCACGACACCCGGGCGGCGGCGGTCGCTGAGCAGCCGCTCCATCTCGGACCACGGGACGCTCGGGTTGTTGAAGCCCATCAGCGTGCTCCGGGGCGCGGGGTGCTGTGCGGGCTGTGCGGGCTGGGCGGGCTGGGCGGGCTCGGCGCAGAGCTGTTCGGGCTGTGCGGGCTCGCCGCAGAGCTGTTCGGGCTGTGCGGGCTCGACGGGCTGTGCGGGCTCGCCACAGAGCTGTTCGTGCTTTGGGGCCGACGCGGTCGGCGCTCGGGCCTCCTCGGCGCAGGCTCAGTCATAGCGCGCCTCCGCCTGCCACCGGTCGTCTTCCCACACGAGCAGCCACGCGATCTGGTCGGTGTCGACGACCTGAAATCGGTGCGCGCGACGGGAGCGCGCAGCATCCCATCCCCTCTCCATCACCGGCCACGGACCCGCCCACGCCGTCACGCCGCGGCGCCGCCCGCTCTCGACGAACATCGCGGGCGCGTCGCTGAGCTCCCCGCGCTCGCCGACGCCGATCGGCAGGCCGTCGGCGCCGGTGACCCGCACGTCGCGCGGATCGGGGAACACCGTCGTCGGCAGCGGGTCGGGCAGGCTCCCCGGCCAGGGGCGGGCGCGCTCCTTGGCGAGCACGACCCGGTCGCCCCACGGCACCTGCACCTGCCGCTCGGCGAGCCAGCGGCCTCCCCCGATCGCGGAGGTGACCACGCCGCGATGGCCGAGCATCGCCTGCACGCGCGAGAGGGCGTGATGCACGCGCTCCTCCGGTCCGGAGCCGAAGATCGCCGGCGTGTGGTGGGACGCGGCATCCACCGCCTCCGGCTCGATGCGTACGAGGGCGACGCCGCTCGCAAGACCTCCCTCGCCCTGCGCCTCGCCCAGCTGCCAGCGCACCCGGTCGACGACGGCCGCGGCGTCGAAGGACGCGGGGTGCAGCCACACCCGCTCCGATCGCTCACCGCGGTCGCCGGTGAGCTCCACGCGCAGCTCGGTGCAAACGAGGTCGTGGGCGCCGAGGCGGGTGAGGAATTCCTCCGCGGCGATGCGCATGCCGAACGCGATCTGGTCGGCGATCTCGAGCGGCGGCTCGAACGCCACCTCGCGGTGGAGCTCGGGCGGCGGGGTGCGGGGCTGGACGGGGTGGGAGTCCTGGCCGGCGGCGAGGGCGTGCAGGCGGAGTCCGCGGTCGCCGAACCGCTCGCGCACCCGGTCGCGCTCGAGGCCGGCGAAGTCGCCGAGGGTCTGCACGCCGAGGCGGGCGAGGAGACCCACGAGGTCGTCGGTCGCGCCCCACGCCGCCCACACGTCGCCGAGGACCGTGACGGGAAGGCGGGCGAGGAAGGATGCCGCGGCTCCCGGGTCGATCACACTGACCGGGTCGTCGGGGCCGGTGCCGAAGCGGGCGGCCTGCTCGGCGGTGAAGGGTCCGTCGGCGACACCCGCGCGAACGCCCTCGAGTCCGTGTGCGGTGAGGACCTGGCGCAGCACCTGCGCCGCGCTGGCCTCTCCTCCGTAGTAGCGCGCCGGTCCGCGGGCGCGGAGCGCGCAGAGCCCTGGTCGCACGATCTGCACGCCGGGCGCCTGCTCCTCCACGGCGGAGACGACCGGGCTGAAGGCCCGCGCGTCGCGCGCCGGGTCGGACGGCACGATGGTCAGCCCCGGGCACGCCGCCTGGGCGTCACGGCGCCGCTGACCGCGGCGCACGCCCTCCGCCCGCGCCGCAGCCGAGCAGGCGACGACGAGATTGCGCTCGACGACGGCGATCGGCTCGTCGAGCCCGTAGGCGGACGGGCCGGTGCCGGTGTCGCGCAGCAGCGCGGTGACCGGCCAGTCGGGGAACCACAGCACCAGACTCCGGACCGGCTGAGCCGTGCCGGGAGGGAGAGCCTCGGCGGGTGGGGCAGGTTGAGGAGGCGCCGCCGGGCGGGGTGCCGCCGGTGCGCGGGGTGCCGGTGCGCGGGGTGCCGGTGCGCGGGGGCCGCCGGGCGGGGTGCCGCCGGGTGAGGGGCCGCCGGGCGGGGCTCCGCGGGGCGAGGTTCCGCCGGGCGGGGCGCCGCCGGGCGCGGGGCCGGTGCGGCCGGGCGGGGGCCCGGCGGGCGGGGGCCCGGCGGGCGGGATGCCGGGCGGGATGCCGGTGCCGCAGCATCCGTCTCCCCTGTCGCCGTGTCGTGCAGCGCCCGGAAGTCGAGCATCTGCGTGGAGCGTGCGTCTGCCATGTCAGCCCGCCGCCCTCACCTCGAGGTGCTCCCGCTCCGTGCCCGACCGGTCGATCGAGGTGATCGGCGCGCTCTGCCGGTCGGACTCGCGCAGAGTCGACACCGTGCCGTCGGCGGCGGGAAGCAGCATCCGGGACTTCCTGGGCACCGGCCAGCGACGACTCGACGCGGTGACCGTCAGCGCGCGGCCGGCGAGGTAGCCGAAGCCGTCGCCGAGGCCCGACCACTCGGGCTCGCTGACCGTGAGCGTGGCCTCGGCCTGGGGCCACGGACCCTGGACGAGCAGCACCGCTCCGCGATCGCGCAGCCGCGCGGCGAGACGCGACACCTCGGTGCCCATCGGACGCCCCTGCGGACGCACCGCCACGATCGGCAGCACGTCGGCCACGGTCGCCGCCACGGCCAGCCACCGCTCACCCGGATCGGGCACCATCACGAGTCGTTCGAGGTCGACGCCGATGCGCTCGGCCGCTTCGGCGCCCAGTTCGGGCATGCCGATGACG is part of the Microbacterium lemovicicum genome and encodes:
- a CDS encoding error-prone DNA polymerase; translation: MGFNNPSVPWSEMERLLSDRRRPGVVPAGADGGDSPAWSRKRGAYIAPEIPRPDDVVPYAELHAHSSYSFLDGASSPEDLAEEAERLGLHALAVTDHDGFYGIVRFAEAAEALQLKTVFGAELSLELPAPQNGEADPVGAHLLVLARGEEGYHRLAGAITHAQLQGAEKGRPRYDLEELAAQAGGPADPHWAVLTGCRKGAVRRALAGAGRGITASGIDAAARELDHLVDLFGRDAVHVELIDHGDPLDSRANDVLVALAAERRLPIIATNNVHYAAPERQHLAAAVAAVRANRGLDELDGWLPVHAGAHLRSGAEMQARFARYPGAVARTVTLADELAFPLRRARPALPKQEVPEGHTPMSYLRQIVWEAVPRKYPDATDDDRARIEKELGVIEMKDFPGYFLIVYDIVQEARRRGILCQGRGSAANSAVCYLLDITAVDSIAYQLPFERFLSSLRDEEPDIDVDFDSDRREEIIQWVYRRYGRERAAQVANVIQYRPKNAVRDMAKALGHSPGQQDAWSKQIEGWGAKLESGPDHNIPDQVIEYATELLKAPRHLGIHSGGMVLTDRPVGEVVPIEHARMDERTVIQWDKDDAAWMGLVKFDLLGLGMLAALQYCFDLIRGATGEEWELSTLPKEEKAVYDMLCRADSIGVFQVESRAQMGLLPRLQPRKYYDLVVEIALIRPGPIQGGAVHPFVRRKLGQESVTYPHPKLEPVLERTLGVPVFQEQLMQMAVAVGGVTGEDADLLRRAMGSKRGIERIDSLKKKLYEGMASNGLVGEDADAIYTKIKAFANFGFAESHSLSFGLLVYASSWIKLHYPAAFLAGLLRAQPMGFYSPATLTADARRHGVEVRRPDLHASSVEPSLEPVVPPAPDPTRPSSEPDEPKRPDPTRPSSEPDEAKRPGTTDPSSEPDESRRPGPFTLPPTGLDACTHRRQPPTGEFDITEPDVSEAHRRDGRFAVRLGLAAIKGIGETIATRIVTERRANGDYRDLRDLVRRTGVTTAHIEALATAGVFDSLGISRREAIWLAGSASQDRVEFLPDSMVSVQPPLFADPTSYERLAADLWATGVSTDDHPMTHYRSGLDARGVLVSRELRSHEPGRRVEVAGLVTHRQRPATASGLTFLNLEDEQGLMNVICSVGVWTRYRRVVRDSPALIVRGILERSVEGVINIVADQIDDLRVGLTHQSRDFR
- a CDS encoding DNA polymerase Y family protein, with the protein product MLWFPDWPVTALLRDTGTGPSAYGLDEPIAVVERNLVVACSAAARAEGVRRGQRRRDAQAACPGLTIVPSDPARDARAFSPVVSAVEEQAPGVQIVRPGLCALRARGPARYYGGEASAAQVLRQVLTAHGLEGVRAGVADGPFTAEQAARFGTGPDDPVSVIDPGAAASFLARLPVTVLGDVWAAWGATDDLVGLLARLGVQTLGDFAGLERDRVRERFGDRGLRLHALAAGQDSHPVQPRTPPPELHREVAFEPPLEIADQIAFGMRIAAEEFLTRLGAHDLVCTELRVELTGDRGERSERVWLHPASFDAAAVVDRVRWQLGEAQGEGGLASGVALVRIEPEAVDAASHHTPAIFGSGPEERVHHALSRVQAMLGHRGVVTSAIGGGRWLAERQVQVPWGDRVVLAKERARPWPGSLPDPLPTTVFPDPRDVRVTGADGLPIGVGERGELSDAPAMFVESGRRRGVTAWAGPWPVMERGWDAARSRRAHRFQVVDTDQIAWLLVWEDDRWQAEARYD